From the genome of Rathayibacter sp. VKM Ac-2759, one region includes:
- a CDS encoding energy-coupling factor transporter transmembrane component T, protein MEVSPRYLGGDSFLGRRDPRILILVPVMFVVAATQVRDLRWMAVLLVAALAYYASARIPFREVRSNWAVVAVFVVVFAGVNGLIVGATSSGEPDSGATLFTVPLIGLPITEGAVSYAVNMLLRFIALVAVGFPLAFAIRPGDLAVAFARLGLPARFAYGIDLTFKFLPSAAANLQETAAAQRLRGYERSATRNPVRRLREIAPLMVPVTITSFVDAEDTVDALDLRGFGTAKRTWLREIRYTPADWAVTGVAVLLAAAATVASLAGLMPSAWLP, encoded by the coding sequence ATGGAGGTTTCGCCTCGATACCTCGGCGGTGACTCCTTCCTCGGCCGACGGGATCCGCGCATACTGATCCTGGTCCCGGTGATGTTCGTCGTCGCCGCGACCCAGGTCCGCGATCTGCGCTGGATGGCGGTGCTGCTCGTCGCGGCACTCGCCTACTACGCGAGCGCGCGGATCCCGTTCCGCGAGGTCCGCTCGAACTGGGCGGTCGTCGCCGTGTTCGTCGTGGTCTTCGCCGGCGTCAACGGGCTGATCGTGGGGGCCACGAGCTCGGGCGAGCCCGACTCCGGCGCCACGCTCTTCACGGTGCCGCTGATCGGGCTGCCGATCACGGAGGGAGCGGTGTCGTACGCGGTGAACATGCTGCTGCGCTTCATCGCTCTGGTCGCGGTCGGCTTCCCGCTGGCGTTCGCGATCCGCCCGGGAGACCTGGCGGTCGCGTTCGCCCGGCTCGGGCTGCCGGCGCGCTTCGCCTACGGCATCGACCTCACGTTCAAGTTCCTGCCGAGCGCCGCGGCGAACCTGCAGGAGACGGCGGCGGCGCAGCGCCTGCGCGGCTACGAGCGCTCGGCGACGCGGAATCCGGTGCGACGCCTCCGCGAGATCGCGCCGCTGATGGTCCCGGTGACGATCACCTCGTTCGTCGACGCCGAGGACACCGTCGATGCGCTCGATCTGCGCGGCTTCGGCACGGCCAAGCGCACCTGGCTGCGCGAGATCCGCTACACCCCGGCGGACTGGGCCGTGACGGGGGTCGCGGTGCTGCTCGCTGCGGCCGCGACCGTCGCGAGCCTCGCCGGCCTGATGCCCTCGGCGTGGCTGCCGTGA
- a CDS encoding ECF transporter S component: protein MTASSTAAKTGPWAVSSRTIVFGAVGAALYGALGALSFVIPGTMISIRPAIAIIPFVGLRFGPVAGFFTGAVGNAIVDQILGYGFLTYWNWSIANGLVGLLAGLIGYYAKEPRSTGRQVVWAAAIAVAAVVVGLLFTVTDLLLGATFEYWFFGSYLLAILATGITAVILVPVLDRVWKPLQNLAGR, encoded by the coding sequence GTGACCGCCTCCTCCACCGCCGCGAAGACGGGCCCCTGGGCCGTCTCGTCGCGCACCATCGTCTTCGGCGCCGTCGGCGCCGCGCTCTACGGCGCGCTCGGCGCCCTGAGCTTCGTCATCCCCGGCACGATGATCTCGATCCGCCCCGCGATCGCGATCATCCCCTTCGTGGGCCTGCGCTTCGGACCGGTCGCCGGGTTCTTCACCGGCGCGGTCGGCAACGCGATCGTCGACCAGATCCTCGGCTACGGCTTCCTCACCTACTGGAACTGGAGCATCGCGAACGGCCTCGTCGGCCTGCTCGCCGGACTGATCGGCTACTACGCGAAGGAGCCGCGCTCGACCGGCCGCCAGGTCGTCTGGGCCGCCGCGATCGCGGTCGCCGCGGTCGTCGTGGGCCTGCTCTTCACGGTCACCGACCTGCTGCTCGGCGCGACCTTCGAGTACTGGTTCTTCGGCTCCTACCTGCTCGCGATCCTCGCGACGGGCATCACCGCGGTGATCCTCGTCCCCGTGCTCGACCGGGTCTGGAAGCCGCTCCAGAACCTCGCCGGACGCTGA
- a CDS encoding ABC transporter ATP-binding protein: MTELLRLEGVGVTYRNAQQPSLVDATFSVSSGEIVLVAGPSGCGKSTLLRVLNGLVPRSYRAEVTGRIEIEGREATPLALRDISEVVGTLLQDPSKQVVGHSVLAEIAFGLENRGTAPAEIRERAHRVAERLGLTSLLQTPPHELSGGQLQLVAFAGILVLEPRVIVIDEPLANLDPDAADVLLRAVRDYVDGGGAAVIVEHRVDEVLALDPDRVVYLEEGRVAFSGDVAGFLEVASPESVKLPFSALLARDHGAEEAVGDTAPVVAGDVARLHFEGAELGYGARTIVAAVDRRFEAGERVAILGRNGAGKSTLMRAAVGLVAPRRGRVLIDARPVHELSAAELVSTCGYLFQNPGQALFSESVEAELAFGPRNLGVPEEEIPAIADAALRAVSLDDVPDILKRPPRTLSFGQQRRLAVALALTLRPRTLILDEPTAGQDERSSRHFLDAVWAIDGIDSVYFITHDIDMALARADRIVVVDGGGIVADATPAEIVNDAALWHVPGAEVDHPRAVLRETDFVRAARRHGPPSGRLPRPLDLARRLRRAEQTPLERTHP; the protein is encoded by the coding sequence GTGACCGAGCTGCTCCGCCTCGAGGGCGTCGGCGTCACCTACCGCAACGCCCAGCAGCCCTCGCTCGTCGACGCGACGTTCTCGGTGTCGAGCGGCGAGATCGTGCTCGTCGCGGGCCCCTCCGGCTGCGGCAAGAGCACGCTCCTGCGCGTGCTCAACGGTCTCGTCCCGCGCTCGTACCGGGCGGAGGTGACCGGCCGCATCGAGATCGAGGGGCGCGAGGCGACTCCGCTCGCTCTGCGCGACATCTCGGAGGTGGTGGGCACCCTCCTCCAGGACCCCTCGAAGCAGGTGGTGGGCCACAGCGTGCTCGCCGAGATCGCCTTCGGGCTCGAGAACCGCGGGACCGCGCCGGCCGAGATCCGCGAGCGCGCGCACCGGGTCGCCGAGCGGCTCGGGCTGACCTCTCTCCTCCAGACTCCGCCGCACGAGCTCTCGGGCGGGCAGCTGCAGCTCGTCGCCTTCGCGGGGATCCTGGTGCTCGAGCCGCGCGTGATCGTGATCGACGAGCCGCTGGCGAACCTCGACCCCGACGCGGCCGATGTGCTGCTGCGGGCCGTGCGCGACTACGTCGACGGAGGCGGCGCCGCCGTGATCGTGGAGCACCGGGTCGACGAGGTGCTCGCGCTCGATCCCGACCGCGTGGTGTACCTCGAGGAGGGGCGGGTCGCCTTCTCGGGCGACGTCGCCGGGTTCCTCGAGGTGGCGTCGCCGGAGTCGGTCAAGCTGCCGTTCTCGGCCCTCCTCGCTCGCGATCACGGTGCGGAGGAGGCCGTCGGCGACACCGCGCCGGTCGTGGCGGGGGACGTCGCGCGCCTGCACTTCGAGGGCGCTGAGCTCGGCTACGGCGCGCGGACCATCGTCGCCGCCGTCGACCGCCGCTTCGAGGCGGGGGAGCGCGTCGCGATCCTCGGACGCAACGGCGCGGGCAAGTCGACGCTGATGCGCGCCGCCGTCGGCCTGGTCGCCCCGCGCCGCGGCCGGGTGCTGATCGACGCGCGACCGGTGCACGAGCTCAGCGCGGCCGAGCTCGTCTCGACCTGCGGGTACCTGTTCCAGAACCCGGGGCAGGCGCTGTTCAGCGAGTCGGTCGAGGCCGAGCTCGCCTTCGGTCCGCGCAATCTGGGGGTCCCGGAGGAGGAGATCCCGGCGATCGCGGACGCCGCGCTCCGCGCCGTCTCGCTCGACGACGTCCCGGACATCCTGAAGCGGCCCCCGCGCACGCTCTCGTTCGGGCAGCAGCGGCGGCTCGCCGTCGCGCTGGCCCTGACGCTGCGACCGCGGACGCTCATCCTCGACGAGCCGACCGCCGGGCAGGACGAGCGGTCGTCGCGCCACTTCCTCGACGCGGTCTGGGCGATCGACGGGATCGACAGCGTGTACTTCATCACCCACGACATCGACATGGCCCTCGCGCGGGCCGACCGCATCGTGGTCGTCGACGGCGGCGGGATCGTCGCGGACGCGACTCCGGCCGAGATCGTGAACGACGCGGCGCTCTGGCACGTGCCGGGTGCCGAGGTCGACCACCCTCGCGCGGTGCTCCGCGAGACCGACTTCGTGCGCGCCGCCCGGCGCCACGGACCCCCGAGCGGACGCCTCCCCCGACCGCTCGACCTCGCCCGGCGCCTCCGCCGTGCCGAGCAGACCCCCCTCGAAAGGACGCACCCGTGA
- a CDS encoding adenosylhomocysteinase translates to MSIRDASLWQQGQDKIDWAARFMPVTRGVAGQLRESGSVQGLRIGLVLVLEPKTATLALELAAAGADVSVMCGASNTHDDTAAALQHAGIAVFARSDASAADDRGFALALLDRRPDILVDDGSSVTRLAHTDRPAVLETLRGATEETTSGLRPLRVMEREGALRIPVLAVNDARCKTLFDNRHGTGQSTLLTMLDLLATPLDRAHVVVAGFGPVGRGVAQHARALGARVTVSEVDPVRALEAVFAGYDVAALAEAAATADLLISATGIAHTIDLEHLLALPEGAAVAVSGGVAQEIAIDAALAAGAVRESIGHALESFRLPNGRSIVVLDDGGCINCTAGEGNPIEIMDLSFGVQAAAIDVLARETLVPAVHLLPPEVDDRVARAKLAALGIGIDRPSRAQQEFLGSWTSTGRRAAPQRDGARS, encoded by the coding sequence ATGAGCATCCGCGACGCGTCGCTCTGGCAGCAGGGGCAGGACAAGATCGACTGGGCCGCCCGCTTCATGCCGGTGACCCGCGGAGTCGCCGGGCAGCTCCGCGAGAGCGGCAGCGTGCAGGGGCTGCGCATCGGTCTCGTGCTGGTGCTCGAGCCCAAGACCGCGACGCTGGCGCTCGAGCTCGCGGCGGCGGGAGCCGACGTCAGCGTGATGTGCGGCGCCTCCAACACCCACGACGACACGGCCGCGGCACTGCAGCACGCGGGGATCGCCGTGTTCGCGCGGTCCGACGCGTCGGCGGCCGACGACCGCGGCTTCGCGCTCGCGCTGCTCGACCGGCGGCCCGACATCCTGGTCGACGACGGCTCTTCCGTGACCCGGCTCGCGCACACCGACCGGCCGGCGGTCCTCGAGACGCTGCGCGGCGCGACGGAGGAGACCACCAGCGGGCTCCGTCCGCTGCGGGTGATGGAGCGCGAGGGTGCGCTGCGCATCCCCGTGCTCGCCGTCAACGACGCGCGCTGCAAGACGCTCTTCGACAACCGGCACGGCACCGGGCAGTCGACTCTCCTGACCATGCTCGACCTGCTCGCGACTCCGCTCGACCGTGCGCACGTCGTGGTCGCGGGCTTCGGGCCGGTCGGCCGCGGAGTCGCGCAGCACGCGCGCGCGCTCGGCGCCCGGGTGACCGTGTCCGAGGTCGACCCGGTGCGCGCGCTCGAGGCGGTGTTCGCCGGCTACGACGTCGCGGCGCTCGCCGAGGCCGCAGCGACCGCCGACCTGCTGATCTCGGCGACGGGGATCGCGCACACGATCGACCTGGAGCACCTCCTGGCTCTGCCGGAGGGCGCCGCCGTGGCGGTCTCGGGAGGAGTCGCGCAGGAGATCGCGATCGACGCGGCGCTCGCCGCGGGCGCCGTCCGCGAGAGCATCGGTCACGCGCTCGAGAGCTTCCGCCTCCCGAACGGCCGCTCGATCGTGGTGCTGGACGACGGCGGCTGCATCAACTGCACAGCCGGCGAGGGCAACCCGATCGAGATCATGGACCTGTCGTTCGGCGTGCAGGCGGCCGCGATCGACGTGCTGGCTCGCGAGACCCTCGTGCCCGCGGTGCACCTGCTGCCGCCCGAGGTCGACGACCGGGTCGCCCGCGCCAAGCTCGCCGCGCTCGGGATCGGCATCGACCGGCCGAGCCGCGCGCAGCAGGAGTTCCTCGGCAGCTGGACGTCGACGGGCCGCCGTGCCGCTCCCCAGCGCGACGGAGCGCGCTCGTGA
- a CDS encoding LacI family DNA-binding transcriptional regulator, with the protein MSPRPRRPTLADVARAAGTSATVVSYVVNNGPRPVSHELRARVEQAISELGYRRNSLAEALSVGRSNLVGLLVPDSSNAFFGELARHVEHEARSRALLTLLGNTEYDPEVERGYERTFADLRTAGTLLVTIDPASAADSGPRVFMHSAPPSDAEPSVVFDDEQGTRSAVEHLLAHGYDDVHCVTGPDDFGPSGLRVRSWSAAVAEAGRTTEGRLHRVPMDRVSAEQELRRMLRTERPRAVFATTDEHALALLRAASQERIDVPADLAVVGFDGTREALLGGVRVTTVAVPVRDMARIAFELLDESATGSAPRHVLLPTTLVVGETCGCPPTP; encoded by the coding sequence ATGTCCCCCCGGCCCCGGCGACCCACCCTCGCCGATGTCGCGCGGGCGGCGGGCACCTCGGCGACCGTCGTCAGCTACGTCGTCAACAACGGACCGCGCCCGGTCTCGCACGAGCTGCGCGCCCGCGTCGAGCAGGCGATCTCCGAGCTCGGCTACCGCCGCAACTCCCTGGCCGAGGCCCTGAGCGTCGGCCGCTCCAACCTGGTGGGCCTGCTCGTCCCCGACTCCTCGAACGCCTTCTTCGGCGAGCTCGCGCGCCACGTCGAGCACGAGGCGCGCAGCCGCGCCCTGCTGACGCTGCTCGGCAACACCGAGTACGACCCGGAGGTGGAACGCGGCTACGAGCGCACCTTCGCCGATCTCCGCACCGCCGGCACCCTCCTCGTGACCATCGATCCGGCGAGCGCCGCCGACTCCGGCCCGCGCGTCTTCATGCACTCCGCGCCACCGAGCGACGCCGAGCCGAGCGTGGTGTTCGACGACGAGCAGGGCACCCGCTCGGCCGTCGAGCACCTCCTGGCGCACGGCTACGACGACGTGCACTGCGTGACCGGACCCGACGACTTCGGCCCCTCCGGCCTCCGCGTCCGCTCCTGGTCCGCCGCCGTCGCCGAGGCGGGGCGCACCACCGAGGGCCGCCTGCACCGCGTGCCGATGGACCGCGTCTCGGCCGAGCAGGAGCTGCGGCGGATGCTCCGCACCGAGCGTCCCCGCGCCGTCTTCGCCACGACCGACGAGCACGCTCTCGCCCTGCTCCGCGCGGCGTCCCAGGAGCGGATCGACGTCCCCGCCGACCTCGCGGTCGTCGGCTTCGACGGCACCCGCGAGGCCCTGCTCGGAGGCGTCCGCGTCACGACCGTCGCCGTCCCCGTGCGCGACATGGCCCGCATCGCCTTCGAGCTCCTCGACGAGTCGGCCACCGGCTCCGCCCCCCGGCACGTCCTGCTGCCCACGACCCTCGTCGTCGGCGAGACCTGCGGCTGCCCGCCCACCCCCTGA
- a CDS encoding LLM class F420-dependent oxidoreductase gives MQVGIHFMNFTLPGGSAGIAPILGATARTAEDVGCEWFTLMDHYFQMEQFATSEDPMLEGYTSLGFVAGRTERLRLGLLVTGVTYRHPGLLAKIVTTLDVLSGGRAMLGIGAAWYEREHLGLGVPYPALKERFERLEETLQICKQMWSDDDGRFDGKHYRLAETLNHPEPIQKPGPPILIGGSGEKKTLRLVAEYGDACNLFAIGAEGIAHKLDVLRRHCDDLGRDYDSITKTIIGGGDPIGDPDGFVRAMEEYAALGISLVELAPQGPDPEGYVAQLGDGVIGRLAAIG, from the coding sequence ATGCAGGTAGGCATTCACTTCATGAACTTCACGCTGCCGGGGGGAAGCGCGGGGATCGCTCCGATCCTCGGGGCCACGGCGAGGACGGCGGAGGACGTCGGCTGCGAGTGGTTCACGCTGATGGACCACTACTTCCAGATGGAGCAGTTCGCCACGAGCGAGGACCCGATGCTCGAGGGCTACACCTCGCTGGGGTTCGTCGCGGGGCGCACCGAGCGCCTCCGCCTGGGCCTCCTCGTCACCGGAGTCACCTACCGTCACCCGGGGCTGCTCGCGAAGATCGTGACCACGCTCGATGTGCTGTCGGGCGGGCGCGCGATGCTCGGCATCGGCGCGGCCTGGTACGAGCGCGAGCACCTCGGGCTCGGGGTGCCGTACCCGGCGCTCAAGGAGCGGTTCGAGCGGCTCGAGGAGACGCTGCAGATCTGCAAGCAGATGTGGAGCGATGACGACGGCCGGTTCGACGGGAAGCACTACCGGTTGGCCGAGACGCTGAACCACCCGGAGCCGATCCAGAAGCCGGGGCCGCCGATCCTGATCGGGGGCAGCGGCGAGAAGAAGACGCTGCGGCTGGTCGCCGAGTACGGCGACGCGTGCAACCTGTTCGCCATCGGGGCGGAGGGGATCGCGCACAAGCTCGACGTGCTGCGCCGGCACTGCGACGACCTCGGGCGCGACTACGACTCGATCACCAAGACGATCATCGGCGGCGGCGACCCGATCGGAGACCCCGACGGGTTCGTGCGGGCGATGGAGGAGTACGCGGCGCTCGGGATCTCGCTGGTCGAGCTGGCTCCGCAGGGGCCGGACCCGGAGGGGTACGTGGCGCAGCTGGGCGATGGCGTGATCGGGCGGCTCGCGGCGATCGGCTGA
- a CDS encoding RNA-binding S4 domain-containing protein, protein MTAVAARIDDVPLDGESIRLGQFLKFAGILDSGGEVKEAVADGLVSVNGEVDRRRGRQLVVGDVVGFGGRRFRVSA, encoded by the coding sequence GTGACCGCCGTGGCCGCTCGGATCGACGACGTCCCTCTCGACGGGGAGTCCATCCGCCTCGGGCAGTTCCTCAAGTTCGCGGGGATCCTCGACTCCGGCGGAGAGGTGAAGGAGGCCGTCGCGGACGGTCTCGTGAGCGTGAACGGCGAGGTCGATCGTCGCCGTGGACGGCAGCTGGTGGTCGGCGACGTCGTCGGGTTCGGCGGGCGCCGGTTCCGCGTCTCGGCCTGA
- the dnaB gene encoding replicative DNA helicase has product MTIAHLAVPGSDGRDGRDGRGDAPRSNERTPPHDLLAEQSALGGMLLSKDAVADVVESVKANDFYIPKHEIVFEAILALYSHGEPTDVIAVTDELTKQGELQRAGGADYLHSLTAMVPTAANAGYYASIVAERALLRRLVEAGTRIVQMGYQGEGEVLDLVNTAQAEIYNVTGSETAEDYVPLTDAVTVAIDEIEAAAHKDGAFTGVPTGFADLDDLTNGFHPGQMIIVAARPALGKSTLALDFARAAAIKHNMATIFFSLEMGRSEIAMRLLSAEASVPLQHMRKGTVDQRDWTTIASTRGRINDAPLYIDDSPNLTLVEIRAKCRRLKQRIGLKMVVIDYLQLMTSGKKVESRQQEVSEFSRALKLLAKELQVPVIALSQLNRGPEQRADKLPAISDLRESGSIEQDADMVILLHRESAYEKDNPRAGEADLIVAKHRNGPTRTVTVGFHGHFSRFADIPAV; this is encoded by the coding sequence ATGACGATCGCGCACCTGGCGGTTCCCGGCTCGGACGGACGAGACGGACGTGACGGACGAGGCGACGCTCCTCGCTCGAACGAGCGGACGCCTCCGCACGACCTGCTCGCCGAGCAGTCGGCCCTCGGAGGCATGCTGCTCTCGAAGGACGCGGTCGCCGACGTCGTCGAGAGCGTGAAGGCCAACGACTTCTACATCCCGAAGCACGAGATCGTCTTCGAGGCGATCCTGGCGCTCTACTCGCACGGCGAGCCGACCGACGTCATCGCCGTCACCGACGAGCTCACCAAGCAGGGCGAGCTGCAGCGCGCGGGCGGCGCCGACTACCTCCACTCGCTGACGGCTATGGTGCCGACGGCGGCGAACGCCGGCTACTACGCGTCGATCGTCGCCGAGCGGGCTCTGCTGCGCCGACTGGTCGAGGCGGGCACCCGCATCGTGCAGATGGGGTACCAGGGCGAGGGCGAGGTCCTCGACCTGGTCAACACGGCGCAGGCCGAGATCTACAACGTCACCGGCTCCGAGACGGCCGAGGACTACGTCCCGCTGACCGACGCGGTGACGGTGGCCATCGACGAGATCGAGGCCGCCGCGCACAAGGACGGCGCCTTCACCGGCGTGCCCACGGGCTTCGCCGACCTCGACGACCTGACCAACGGCTTCCACCCCGGCCAGATGATCATCGTCGCCGCGCGACCCGCGCTCGGAAAGTCGACGCTCGCGCTCGACTTCGCCCGCGCGGCCGCGATCAAGCACAACATGGCGACGATCTTCTTCTCGCTCGAGATGGGGCGCAGCGAGATCGCGATGCGCCTCCTCTCGGCCGAGGCCTCGGTGCCGCTGCAGCACATGCGCAAGGGAACGGTCGACCAGCGCGACTGGACGACCATCGCCTCGACCCGCGGCCGGATCAACGACGCACCGCTCTACATCGACGACTCGCCGAACCTCACGCTCGTCGAGATCCGCGCCAAGTGCCGCCGGCTCAAGCAGCGCATCGGTCTCAAGATGGTCGTCATCGACTACCTCCAGCTGATGACCTCGGGCAAGAAGGTCGAGAGCCGCCAGCAGGAGGTCTCGGAGTTCTCCCGAGCGCTCAAGCTGCTCGCCAAGGAGCTCCAGGTGCCGGTCATCGCGCTGTCGCAGCTGAACCGTGGACCGGAGCAGCGCGCCGACAAGCTCCCCGCGATTTCGGACCTCCGCGAGTCCGGCTCGATCGAGCAGGACGCCGACATGGTGATCCTCCTGCACCGCGAGAGCGCCTACGAGAAGGACAACCCGCGCGCGGGCGAGGCCGACCTGATCGTCGCCAAGCACCGCAACGGACCGACCCGCACGGTGACGGTGGGCTTCCACGGCCACTTCTCGCGGTTCGCCGACATCCCGGCGGTGTGA
- the rplI gene encoding 50S ribosomal protein L9 translates to MSKVILTHEVDGLGSAGDVVDVKNGYARNYLIPQGFGVAWSRGGEKQVEQIKTARAAREHKTIEEAQHTKQVLEANRVKLTVKAGKDGRLFGSVKTSDVANAVAAAGFGDLDKRKIVIASAIKTVGEHEAVVRLRDDIQATVKLQVVAAK, encoded by the coding sequence ATGTCCAAGGTCATCCTGACCCACGAGGTCGACGGACTCGGCTCCGCCGGCGACGTCGTCGACGTGAAGAACGGGTACGCCCGCAACTACCTCATCCCGCAGGGCTTCGGCGTCGCGTGGAGCCGTGGCGGCGAGAAGCAGGTCGAGCAGATCAAGACCGCTCGTGCCGCCCGCGAGCACAAGACCATCGAAGAGGCTCAGCACACCAAGCAGGTCCTCGAGGCCAACCGGGTGAAGCTGACGGTCAAGGCCGGCAAGGACGGCCGTCTCTTCGGCTCGGTCAAGACCTCCGACGTCGCGAACGCGGTGGCGGCGGCCGGCTTCGGCGATCTCGACAAGCGCAAGATCGTGATCGCCTCGGCGATCAAGACGGTCGGCGAGCACGAGGCCGTGGTGCGTCTGCGCGACGACATCCAGGCCACCGTGAAGCTGCAGGTGGTCGCGGCCAAGTAA
- the rpsR gene encoding 30S ribosomal protein S18: MAGKSSGDRRKPIRGKGAKNAAPAKSVRVGVIDYKDVPTLRKFISERGKIRARRITGVSVQEQRLIARAVKNAREMALLPYAGSGR, from the coding sequence ATGGCTGGAAAGAGCAGCGGCGACCGCCGCAAGCCGATCCGCGGCAAGGGCGCGAAGAACGCGGCCCCCGCGAAGTCGGTCCGCGTGGGCGTCATCGACTACAAGGACGTCCCGACCCTCCGCAAGTTCATCTCGGAGCGCGGGAAGATCCGCGCCCGTCGCATCACCGGCGTCTCCGTCCAGGAGCAGCGCCTCATCGCCCGTGCCGTCAAGAACGCCCGCGAGATGGCGCTCCTGCCCTACGCCGGCAGCGGAAGGTAG
- a CDS encoding single-stranded DNA-binding protein has product MAGETIITVVGNLTSDPELRYTQNGLAVANFTIASTPRTFDRQANDWKDGEALFLRASVWREFAEHVAGSLTKGSRVIATGRLKQRSYETKEGEKRTSIELEIDEIGPSLRYATAQVTRASGGGAGGGGRGQVGGGQGASQGGFGGGNQGGSGGNAGGNRGGQAEEPWAPSAPAGGDVWSTPGSYNDETPF; this is encoded by the coding sequence ATGGCCGGCGAGACGATCATCACCGTGGTGGGGAACCTCACGTCCGACCCCGAGCTGCGCTACACGCAGAACGGGCTCGCGGTCGCGAACTTCACCATCGCCTCCACGCCGCGCACCTTCGACCGCCAGGCGAACGACTGGAAGGACGGCGAAGCGCTGTTCCTCCGGGCCTCCGTCTGGCGCGAGTTCGCCGAGCACGTCGCGGGATCGCTGACCAAGGGGAGCCGCGTCATCGCGACCGGCCGCCTGAAGCAGCGCTCGTACGAGACGAAGGAAGGCGAGAAGCGCACCAGCATCGAGCTCGAGATCGACGAGATCGGCCCCTCGCTGCGCTACGCGACCGCACAGGTCACGCGTGCGAGCGGCGGCGGTGCCGGAGGCGGCGGACGCGGCCAGGTCGGCGGCGGTCAGGGCGCGAGCCAGGGCGGCTTCGGCGGCGGCAACCAGGGAGGCTCCGGCGGCAACGCGGGAGGCAACCGCGGTGGCCAGGCCGAGGAGCCGTGGGCTCCGAGCGCACCCGCAGGTGGCGACGTCTGGAGTACGCCGGGCAGCTACAACGACGAGACGCCGTTCTGA
- the rpsF gene encoding 30S ribosomal protein S6 yields MTHQYELMVILDPEIDERTVAPSLDKFLNVIRTDGGSIDKVDVWGRRRLAYEINKKSEGIYAVVDFTSTSAAANELDRQLKLSEAVMRTKVLRAEEGIAQVAAAKKLADEKAARKAAKAPAAPKA; encoded by the coding sequence GTGACGCATCAGTACGAACTCATGGTCATCCTGGATCCCGAGATCGATGAGCGCACCGTCGCTCCGAGTCTCGACAAGTTCCTCAACGTCATCCGCACCGATGGTGGATCCATCGACAAGGTCGACGTCTGGGGCCGCCGTCGTCTGGCGTACGAGATCAACAAGAAGTCCGAGGGCATCTACGCCGTCGTCGACTTCACGTCGACCTCGGCCGCCGCGAACGAGCTCGACCGTCAGCTGAAGCTGTCGGAGGCCGTCATGCGCACCAAGGTGCTGCGTGCAGAAGAGGGCATCGCCCAGGTCGCCGCCGCCAAGAAGCTCGCCGACGAGAAGGCCGCCCGCAAGGCTGCCAAGGCTCCGGCCGCTCCCAAGGCGTAG